In Candidatus Alcyoniella australis, the genomic stretch CCAAGAGCTCGTTGGGTCGGACGATGTTCAAGAAGCTCAAGGTCTATGCCGGACCAGAGCATCCACACGAGGCACAACTGCCGCGCAAGTTAGAGATATAGGCGGGAGACAGGGATGAACGAGGCCAACAGATACTACGCCGTCGGTCGCCGCAAGGCCGCCATCGCGCGCGTTTATTTATCGCTCGGCGAGGGCAAGATCATCATCAATCGTCAGCCCATGGAAAAGTTCATGGATCGCGAGACGAACCGGATGGTGATCCAGCAGCCGCTGGTACTGACAAACATGAACGGCAAGGTCGACCTGCTGATCAACGTCAACGGCGGCGGCATCAGCGGTCAGGCCGGAGCGATCAGGCACGGACTGTCGCGTGCGCTGTGCGAACTCGACCCGGAGCTGCGTACGATGCTCAAGAGAGCCGGCTACCTGACGCGCGACGCGCGCAAGGTCGAACGCAAGAAGTACGGCTTGAAAAAGGCCCGGAAACGCTTCCAGTATTCCAAGCGTTAATTCCCGATCCCCCACGATGTTCATCACGGCGTCGCCGGCAACGGCGGCGCCTTATCTTTTTGTACCGCCTGCCGCTTGATATAATTGATTCATGTTGCGGCTGACAATTCTTGTTGCGGCCTGTGCGGCTGTGCTGCTTGCGCTGGCGGGTTGGACCCCTGAGCTGACCGACGCGGGCGACGTGCTGCGCCTGAGCCTCAAGGCCACGGACGGCGCTGACTCGCGCCAGGGGCCGACCGCGGTGGTCGCCGAGCTGGTCAACACCTCGGGCGAGGAACTGCGGCTGACGGGAAACGCGTACTTCGAGCTGACCGGCGGCGAAGAGTTCGAGATTTTCCGCGCGGACAT encodes the following:
- the rpsI gene encoding 30S ribosomal protein S9, whose product is MNEANRYYAVGRRKAAIARVYLSLGEGKIIINRQPMEKFMDRETNRMVIQQPLVLTNMNGKVDLLINVNGGGISGQAGAIRHGLSRALCELDPELRTMLKRAGYLTRDARKVERKKYGLKKARKRFQYSKR